The Pseudofrankia inefficax genome window below encodes:
- a CDS encoding ABC transporter ATP-binding protein, which yields MPLVGCIGQRGVVGGGVTEAGIRLTGVTRSYGDVLAVEGVDLAVPRGRRLAVVGPSGCGKSTILGLMSGLDEPDQGVVDVLGATDQAARLARCAWMPQRDLLLPWRSALANAAVSLENRGISRREARAVVRPLFARFGLAGFEEHRPRQLSGGMRQRVAFLRTFVAGKEVLLLDEPFGALDAITRAEAQDWLRAALEAEPRTVVLVTHDVEEALLLGHEIVVLTGRPGKVAASYAVDLPAAATRRELLATPEFIQLRDKVLAALEQRPSAPVAAVKSADGSPNPVRRAEG from the coding sequence ATGCCGCTGGTCGGTTGTATCGGCCAGCGTGGCGTGGTCGGTGGCGGCGTGACTGAGGCTGGGATTCGGCTGACCGGTGTTACGCGGAGCTACGGCGATGTCCTCGCGGTCGAGGGGGTTGATCTCGCCGTTCCGCGCGGCCGCCGGCTCGCGGTCGTGGGGCCCAGTGGTTGCGGCAAGTCGACGATCCTGGGCCTGATGAGCGGTCTTGACGAGCCGGATCAGGGCGTGGTCGACGTACTCGGCGCCACCGACCAGGCGGCTCGGTTGGCCCGGTGCGCGTGGATGCCGCAGCGCGACCTGCTGCTGCCGTGGCGATCGGCCCTGGCGAACGCGGCGGTCTCCCTGGAGAACCGTGGGATCTCGCGGCGCGAGGCCCGAGCGGTCGTCCGGCCGCTGTTCGCCCGGTTCGGGCTCGCCGGGTTCGAGGAACACCGGCCGCGGCAGCTATCCGGTGGCATGCGGCAGAGGGTCGCCTTTCTGCGGACCTTCGTCGCCGGCAAGGAGGTGCTGCTGCTGGATGAGCCGTTCGGGGCGCTCGATGCGATCACCCGTGCGGAGGCGCAGGACTGGCTGCGCGCCGCCCTGGAGGCAGAGCCCCGCACCGTCGTGCTCGTCACCCACGACGTCGAGGAAGCACTGTTGCTGGGCCACGAGATCGTCGTCCTGACCGGTAGGCCGGGCAAGGTGGCCGCCAGCTACGCCGTCGACCTGCCCGCCGCCGCCACTCGCCGCGAGCTGCTGGCGACGCCCGAATTCATCCAACTGCGCGACAAGGTGCTCGCCGCCCTGGAGCAACGGCCGTCGGCGCCGGTCGCTGCCGTGAAATCCGCCGATGGCAGCCCTAACCCGGTGCGACGGGCGGAGGGCTGA
- a CDS encoding ABC transporter permease translates to MSSTAQAHAAARTGNRTAGRQGRLVRVFRRYGPAAVVLVAILAAWELATVVFGVEDYILPAPSAVVRALVDRWNGTLASATWVTLTEVLLGFAIAVAAGLVTASCLHFSRIARAALYPWLIGSQTVPVVVIAPVLAIIFGYTLTPKLILVALLCFFPIVVATLDGLAAVEPDLVRLMRTLYGSRWAIFRRVELPAALPSMFTGLRLSAAYAATAAVFGEYSGSSDGLGHVMRQAVPQLQSALVFAAIALLSAMSVALFVLVTVLERLLVGWAHEGKKVR, encoded by the coding sequence ATGTCGTCAACGGCGCAAGCGCACGCAGCAGCCCGGACCGGGAATCGGACGGCAGGGCGCCAGGGGAGGCTTGTCCGGGTCTTCCGGCGTTATGGCCCGGCCGCGGTCGTTCTGGTGGCGATCCTGGCTGCCTGGGAGCTGGCCACCGTCGTGTTCGGTGTCGAGGACTACATCCTGCCGGCGCCGAGCGCGGTCGTCCGTGCCCTGGTTGACCGCTGGAACGGCACGTTGGCGAGCGCCACCTGGGTGACCCTGACCGAGGTCCTGCTCGGGTTCGCGATCGCGGTGGCCGCCGGGCTGGTGACCGCGTCCTGCCTGCATTTCTCGCGGATCGCTCGGGCGGCGCTGTATCCCTGGCTGATCGGCTCCCAGACCGTGCCCGTGGTCGTGATTGCCCCGGTTCTCGCGATCATTTTCGGCTACACGCTGACGCCGAAGCTGATCCTCGTCGCGCTGCTCTGCTTCTTTCCCATCGTGGTCGCGACGCTGGACGGTCTGGCGGCCGTCGAGCCGGACCTCGTCCGGCTGATGCGAACCCTCTATGGCAGTCGCTGGGCCATCTTCCGACGAGTGGAGCTGCCGGCTGCGCTTCCGTCCATGTTCACCGGGCTGCGGCTGTCGGCGGCGTATGCGGCGACCGCCGCCGTGTTCGGCGAGTATTCCGGTTCCTCCGACGGCCTCGGGCATGTGATGCGCCAGGCCGTTCCGCAGTTGCAGAGCGCGCTGGTCTTCGCCGCGATCGCGCTGCTCTCCGCGATGTCTGTCGCCTTGTTCGTGCTGGTCACCGTCCTGGAGCGGTTGCTGGTCGGCTGGGCTCACGAAGGGAAGAAGGTCCGATGA
- a CDS encoding ABC transporter substrate-binding protein — protein sequence MRAHRSRLLTGLGAASALMAGVLVLTACGGGTKSSDAGGSAQTRRTTVLLDWDPNPDHVALYSARAAGYFKAAGLDVTLQSPSDPSDPTKLVSTGKVDLGISYEPETIIAGSQGLDVVSVGALVPTALTSVIATDKSRVHSIPDLAGARVATAGLATQDAFLKTILAQNHVDAGSVKKVDVGQDLIAAMVTGNVDATLGGFRNVEAVQLEAQGLKPTVIPVTAAGVPNYAELVVIAKASRLKSDPAYRQLVRDFLAALAKGNAAVLADPATAAATIAKVAQGYDPAVLPKMVDATVPLLRNAAGFGHEDPAAWQSFADWMSAQQLIDKPVKAADVVTNSYLPAS from the coding sequence ATGAGAGCTCACCGATCTCGGCTGCTGACCGGCCTGGGTGCCGCTTCGGCACTGATGGCCGGAGTACTTGTGCTGACTGCCTGCGGCGGGGGCACCAAGTCGTCCGACGCGGGTGGCAGCGCGCAGACCCGCAGGACGACCGTGCTCCTGGACTGGGACCCGAACCCGGACCACGTCGCCCTCTATTCGGCCCGCGCGGCCGGCTACTTCAAGGCCGCCGGTCTCGACGTCACGCTCCAGTCGCCGTCCGACCCGTCCGACCCCACCAAGCTGGTCAGCACCGGAAAGGTCGACCTCGGCATCTCCTACGAGCCGGAGACCATCATCGCCGGGTCTCAGGGCCTGGATGTCGTGTCCGTCGGCGCGTTGGTCCCCACCGCGCTGACCTCGGTCATCGCGACGGACAAGTCCCGCGTGCACTCCATCCCGGATCTGGCCGGCGCTCGCGTCGCCACGGCCGGGCTCGCCACCCAGGACGCGTTCCTCAAGACGATCCTTGCCCAGAACCACGTCGACGCCGGCTCGGTGAAGAAGGTCGACGTCGGCCAGGACCTGATCGCCGCGATGGTGACCGGCAACGTCGACGCGACCCTGGGTGGCTTCCGCAACGTCGAAGCGGTCCAGCTCGAAGCCCAGGGGCTGAAGCCGACGGTCATCCCCGTCACCGCCGCCGGTGTCCCGAACTACGCCGAACTGGTCGTCATCGCCAAGGCGAGCCGGCTGAAGTCCGACCCGGCCTATCGGCAGCTGGTCCGCGACTTCCTGGCCGCTCTCGCCAAGGGCAACGCCGCCGTCCTGGCCGACCCCGCGACCGCCGCCGCGACGATCGCCAAGGTCGCCCAGGGCTACGACCCGGCTGTCCTGCCCAAGATGGTCGACGCGACCGTTCCCCTGCTGCGTAACGCGGCCGGCTTCGGCCACGAGGATCCGGCCGCCTGGCAGAGCTTCGCGGACTGGATGTCGGCTCAGCAGCTCATAGACAAGCCGGTGAAGGCCGCCGACGTCGTCACCAACAGCTATCTACCGGCAAGCTGA
- a CDS encoding TetR family transcriptional regulator yields the protein MAKEETLPQPVSTMTAAQLARRRRLTDAVIEMIDQVPPDQLQMRDVAERSGVALGTAYRYFSSKDHLLAAAWADWQRRLTDRVRGEVSRDHGRSGSAAVPPVGACTRVVGFLHREIRAFQRHPNFARLVTHVEVASDPFASEEIAGLADDNRTVMAALMSGVPPEVARPATIAINATLASGLASWTAGRLTFPDLVRQLEDVTRLVLRDYDDTAAG from the coding sequence GTGGCGAAAGAGGAAACGCTGCCGCAGCCGGTGAGCACGATGACGGCTGCGCAGCTCGCGCGGCGGCGGCGGCTGACCGACGCCGTGATCGAGATGATCGACCAGGTGCCGCCGGACCAGCTCCAGATGCGCGATGTCGCCGAGCGTTCCGGCGTCGCGCTCGGGACGGCCTACCGCTATTTCTCGTCGAAGGACCACCTGCTCGCCGCCGCCTGGGCCGACTGGCAGCGGCGGCTGACCGACCGGGTACGCGGCGAGGTCTCCCGTGACCACGGGAGAAGCGGATCCGCGGCTGTGCCGCCCGTCGGGGCCTGCACCCGCGTCGTCGGCTTTCTGCACCGGGAGATCCGGGCCTTCCAGCGCCACCCGAACTTCGCCCGGCTCGTCACGCACGTCGAGGTCGCCAGCGACCCGTTCGCGAGCGAGGAGATCGCCGGTCTCGCCGACGACAACCGGACCGTGATGGCCGCCCTGATGAGCGGAGTGCCGCCGGAGGTCGCCCGGCCGGCGACGATCGCGATCAATGCGACGCTCGCGTCCGGGCTGGCCTCCTGGACCGCCGGCCGCCTCACCTTCCCCGATCTCGTCCGTCAGTTGGAAGACGTCACCCGCCTCGTTCTCCGCGACTACGACGACACCGCAGCCGGCTGA
- a CDS encoding acyl-CoA dehydrogenase, which yields MSIGLTEEHSALAASVRGFVTRHAPSTATRAELDQYAAGKPVPYWDGLVELGLTSLHLPEEFAGAGAGYVELAVALEETARGLVPGHLLPTVLTSALLAHHGGDDLRKRHLPGLAAGTLGASALAAAGLRATPAGDGGYTVSGVSVPVLGAAGAELLLLGARLDDGELWFVTDPDAPGLRVEPATAVDLTRGVARIRLDGVRVDAEQVVALDTESARTLAVVLFAAEAVGVARWLLTTGVEYVKVREQFGQVVGSFQAIKHRCARMLVRVETMSAAAWDAARAVEQGDEQLALAAAEAAVLCLAGATELGLDTVTLLGGIGYTWEHDTHLYWRRAMALESLLGPVSAFEHRLGELVGGAPRETAGQSTAAGGPTRDFTLELPDEDPAFRARIASVLGEVASLPAADRQRRLADEGLVLPHYPRPYGIAATPLEQLVIQQEYERSGVTQPKTIIGEWAMPTILAHGTDEQKATLVPATLRGEITWCQLFSEPGAGSDLAALSTRAEKVEGGWRLNGQKVWNSMAERANYGICLARTNPDVPKHRGISYFLVDMKTPGIDVRPLREANGNYLFNEVFFTDVLVPEDRIVGEPDKGWALARTTLGNERVAMGGMRELRMDLPALAASGELVTDPGDVRRDIGALYALAFALSAMSLRSTLRTLSGLRPGAEASVAKVAASFLNTDVGTRVLRWFGPSAASADGPAAAAVHQYLSIPPHLIGGGTIEIQLNVISERVLGLPRG from the coding sequence GTGTCGATTGGCCTGACGGAGGAGCACTCCGCGCTCGCTGCCTCCGTGCGGGGTTTCGTCACCCGCCATGCCCCGTCCACCGCGACCCGCGCCGAGCTCGACCAGTACGCGGCCGGAAAACCGGTTCCGTACTGGGACGGGCTGGTGGAGCTGGGGCTGACGTCGCTGCACCTGCCCGAGGAGTTCGCCGGTGCCGGCGCGGGCTACGTGGAGCTGGCGGTCGCGCTGGAGGAGACCGCCCGCGGCCTGGTGCCCGGGCACCTGCTCCCGACCGTGCTGACCAGCGCGCTGCTGGCCCACCACGGCGGCGACGACCTGCGCAAGCGGCATCTGCCCGGGCTGGCCGCCGGAACTCTCGGCGCGAGCGCCCTGGCCGCCGCCGGGCTGCGCGCGACGCCGGCCGGCGACGGCGGCTACACCGTGTCCGGCGTGAGCGTCCCGGTGCTCGGCGCGGCGGGGGCGGAGCTGCTCCTGCTCGGGGCTCGGCTCGACGACGGCGAGCTGTGGTTCGTCACCGACCCGGACGCCCCCGGGCTGCGGGTCGAGCCGGCCACCGCCGTCGACCTGACCCGTGGCGTCGCCCGGATCCGGCTCGACGGTGTCCGGGTCGACGCCGAACAGGTGGTCGCCCTCGACACCGAGTCCGCGCGCACGCTCGCGGTCGTCCTGTTCGCCGCCGAGGCGGTCGGCGTGGCTCGCTGGCTGCTCACCACCGGTGTGGAGTACGTGAAGGTGCGCGAGCAGTTCGGCCAGGTGGTCGGCTCGTTCCAGGCCATCAAGCATCGGTGCGCGCGGATGCTGGTCCGGGTCGAGACGATGTCGGCCGCCGCCTGGGACGCGGCGCGCGCCGTCGAGCAGGGCGACGAGCAGCTCGCGCTCGCCGCCGCGGAGGCCGCCGTTCTGTGCCTCGCCGGCGCCACCGAGCTCGGCCTGGACACCGTCACCCTGTTGGGCGGCATCGGCTACACCTGGGAACACGACACCCACCTGTACTGGCGGCGCGCGATGGCGCTGGAAAGCCTGCTCGGGCCGGTTTCGGCTTTCGAGCACCGGCTCGGCGAGCTGGTCGGCGGCGCGCCGCGGGAAACCGCCGGGCAGTCGACCGCCGCCGGCGGGCCGACCCGCGACTTCACGCTCGAACTGCCGGACGAGGATCCGGCGTTCCGGGCCCGGATCGCCTCGGTGCTCGGCGAGGTCGCAAGCCTTCCCGCGGCCGACCGACAGCGCCGGCTGGCCGATGAGGGGCTGGTTCTCCCGCACTATCCACGCCCCTACGGGATCGCGGCGACACCGCTGGAGCAGCTCGTCATCCAGCAGGAATACGAACGTTCCGGCGTCACCCAGCCGAAGACCATCATCGGTGAATGGGCGATGCCGACGATCCTCGCGCACGGCACCGACGAGCAGAAGGCGACACTCGTACCGGCGACGCTGCGCGGCGAGATCACCTGGTGCCAGCTGTTCAGCGAGCCCGGGGCCGGTTCGGACCTCGCGGCCCTGTCCACCAGGGCGGAGAAGGTCGAGGGCGGCTGGCGGCTCAACGGCCAGAAGGTCTGGAACTCGATGGCCGAACGTGCGAACTACGGCATCTGCCTGGCCAGGACCAATCCGGACGTCCCCAAGCACCGCGGCATCTCGTATTTCCTGGTCGACATGAAGACGCCCGGCATCGACGTGCGCCCGCTGCGCGAGGCCAACGGCAACTACCTGTTCAACGAGGTCTTCTTCACCGACGTCCTCGTGCCCGAGGACAGGATCGTCGGCGAGCCCGACAAGGGCTGGGCACTGGCCCGCACGACGCTCGGCAACGAACGCGTGGCGATGGGCGGCATGCGTGAGCTGCGCATGGACCTGCCCGCGCTCGCCGCCTCCGGCGAGCTCGTGACCGATCCGGGCGACGTTCGCCGCGACATCGGCGCCCTGTACGCCCTCGCGTTCGCGCTGTCGGCGATGTCGTTGCGCTCCACGCTGCGCACCCTTTCCGGCCTGCGGCCTGGCGCCGAGGCGAGCGTCGCGAAGGTGGCGGCCAGTTTCCTGAACACCGACGTGGGGACGCGTGTCCTGCGCTGGTTCGGCCCGTCGGCCGCGAGTGCCGACGGTCCGGCGGCGGCGGCCGTCCACCAGTACCTCAGCATCCCGCCGCACCTGATCGGCGGTGGCACCATCGAAATCCAGCTCAATGTCATCTCCGAACGTGTTCTCGGCCTCCCGCGCGGCTGA
- a CDS encoding amidohydrolase family protein, which translates to MAFPTGVPIIDTMIGFPQPGTSQYDFIRRQLKDAESKEFAFPAEYMFKNVPHDLPTDDPVSVTLHEMDRFGVEKGLIGCAGESARVALKKFPDRFVASGNINDPNDVMGTVRAIVRDHEEYGIRAVGAFPSGTFPQVAINDEKMYPAYAKCVELGIAVFCCAGVPGPRLKFEPQRVELIDQVMFDFPDLVFVTRHGCEPWTDLAVKLLLKWPNLYYSTSAFTPKYYPKAIVDFANTRGADKILYAGYFPMGLTLERIMTDMPTVPFRDHVWPKFLHENARKVLKLDA; encoded by the coding sequence ATGGCGTTCCCCACCGGAGTCCCGATCATCGACACGATGATCGGCTTCCCGCAGCCCGGCACCTCGCAGTACGACTTCATCCGGCGGCAGCTCAAGGACGCCGAGTCCAAGGAGTTCGCCTTCCCGGCCGAGTACATGTTCAAGAACGTCCCGCACGACCTGCCGACCGACGACCCGGTGAGCGTCACGCTGCACGAGATGGACCGGTTCGGCGTCGAGAAGGGCCTGATCGGGTGCGCCGGCGAGTCCGCCCGCGTCGCGCTGAAGAAGTTCCCGGACAGGTTCGTGGCGAGCGGCAACATCAACGACCCGAACGACGTCATGGGCACCGTGCGCGCCATCGTCCGGGACCACGAGGAGTACGGCATCCGGGCGGTCGGCGCCTTCCCGTCCGGGACCTTCCCGCAGGTCGCGATCAACGACGAGAAGATGTACCCGGCGTACGCGAAGTGCGTCGAGCTGGGCATCGCGGTGTTCTGCTGCGCCGGGGTTCCCGGGCCGCGGCTGAAGTTCGAGCCGCAGCGGGTCGAGCTGATCGACCAGGTCATGTTCGACTTCCCCGACCTCGTCTTCGTCACCCGGCACGGCTGCGAGCCATGGACCGACCTGGCCGTGAAGCTGCTGCTCAAGTGGCCGAACCTGTACTACTCGACCTCCGCCTTCACGCCGAAGTACTACCCGAAGGCGATCGTCGACTTCGCGAACACCCGCGGCGCGGACAAGATCCTCTACGCCGGGTACTTCCCGATGGGCCTCACGCTCGAACGGATCATGACGGACATGCCGACCGTGCCGTTCCGCGACCACGTGTGGCCGAAGTTCCTGCACGAGAACGCCCGCAAGGTCCTCAAGCTCGACGCGTAA
- the proS gene encoding proline--tRNA ligase, producing MAVLTLRSDDFPRWYQDVIAKAELADNGPVRGSMVIRPYGYSLWERMQADVDARIKAAGAVNAYFPLFIPESYLRREAEHVEGFSPELAVVTHGGGKELEEPVVVRPTSETVIGEYMAKWTQSYRDLPLLLNQWANVVRWELRPRLFLRTSEFLWQEGHTAHADGPDAAAYARRIALEVYQDFMVSVLAMPVFVGRKTRKERFAGAINTLTCEGMMGDGKALQMATSHELGQNFARAFDIDYLGADGARHLAWTTSWGSSTRMVGGLIMAHGDDAGLRVPPRLAPTQVVVLPVRDDEKVVATATQIADALKAAGVRATLDARPGLSFGRRVTDWELKGAPVRVEVGPRDLAVGNVTLARRDTGEKITVPLAEAAARVPALLDDVQAGLYQQALALRDSRTADVTSLADAIEAAATGFARLPWRLVGDEGEARLAAESLTVRCIQNADGTLPTGTDDTDDLVCLVARAY from the coding sequence GTGGCCGTACTGACTCTTCGTTCCGACGACTTCCCCCGCTGGTACCAGGACGTGATCGCGAAGGCCGAGCTGGCCGACAACGGTCCGGTCCGGGGGTCGATGGTGATCCGACCGTACGGCTACTCGCTCTGGGAACGGATGCAGGCCGACGTCGACGCCCGGATCAAGGCGGCCGGCGCCGTCAACGCCTACTTCCCCCTGTTCATCCCGGAGAGCTACCTGCGCCGGGAGGCCGAGCACGTCGAAGGGTTCAGCCCGGAGCTCGCGGTCGTCACCCACGGAGGCGGCAAGGAGCTGGAGGAGCCGGTCGTCGTCCGTCCGACCAGTGAGACGGTCATCGGCGAGTACATGGCGAAGTGGACCCAGAGTTACCGCGATCTGCCGCTACTACTCAACCAGTGGGCGAACGTCGTCCGCTGGGAGCTGCGGCCGCGGCTGTTCCTGCGTACCAGCGAGTTCCTCTGGCAGGAGGGCCACACCGCGCACGCGGACGGCCCGGACGCCGCGGCCTACGCGCGGCGGATCGCGCTGGAGGTCTACCAGGACTTCATGGTCTCGGTGCTGGCCATGCCCGTCTTCGTCGGGCGCAAGACCCGCAAGGAGCGCTTCGCCGGCGCGATCAACACCCTCACCTGCGAGGGCATGATGGGTGACGGCAAGGCGCTGCAGATGGCCACCAGCCACGAGCTGGGCCAGAACTTCGCCCGCGCCTTCGACATCGACTACCTCGGTGCCGACGGCGCCCGCCACCTGGCCTGGACCACCTCGTGGGGCTCGTCCACCCGGATGGTCGGTGGGCTGATCATGGCCCACGGCGACGACGCCGGCCTACGGGTCCCGCCGCGGCTCGCCCCGACCCAGGTCGTCGTGCTGCCGGTCCGGGACGACGAGAAGGTCGTGGCCACGGCGACCCAGATCGCCGACGCGCTGAAGGCCGCGGGCGTGCGGGCCACGCTGGACGCCCGGCCGGGGCTGTCGTTCGGCCGTCGGGTCACCGACTGGGAGCTCAAGGGTGCGCCGGTCCGCGTCGAGGTCGGCCCGCGTGACCTGGCCGTCGGCAACGTCACCCTGGCCCGCCGCGACACCGGAGAGAAGATCACCGTGCCGCTCGCCGAGGCGGCGGCGCGCGTCCCCGCGCTGCTCGACGACGTCCAGGCCGGCCTCTACCAGCAGGCCCTCGCGCTGCGCGACTCCCGGACCGCCGACGTCACCTCGCTCGCGGACGCGATCGAGGCGGCCGCCACCGGCTTCGCCCGGCTGCCCTGGCGCCTGGTCGGCGACGAGGGCGAGGCGCGCCTCGCCGCCGAGTCCCTGACCGTGCGCTGCATCCAGAACGCCGACGGCACGCTGCCCACCGGCACGGACGACACCGACGACCTGGTCTGCCTGGTGGCCAGGGCCTACTGA